Below is a genomic region from Streptomyces roseoviridis.
CGGTGACCTGGGTTCCCTGGAGCAGCCGGGCGCCGGCGGCGACGGCCCGGCGGGCCAGCAGGTGGTCGAAGTCTGCGCGGGCCCGGACGAGCCCGTAGTCGGGGAAGGACGCCACGACGGGCCACGGCATCTCCACCGTCGTGCCCGAGCCGTGGGCGCGCAGGCCCCGGGTTCTGACCCAGCCGTCCCCGGTCACGTCGACGCCCATCCCGACGAGCTCCTTCACGGCCCGCGGGGTCAGGCCGTCACCGCAGATCTTGTCGCGGGGGAGGGTGGCCTTCTCCAGGAGCAGGACGTCGTGGCCCTCCCGTGCCAGGTGATAGGCGGCGCTGCAGCCGGCGGGACCGGCGCCGACGACGATGACGTCCGCCGAGTCGCGGTGGGGAGACAGGTCGTCCATGGTGTTCCTCTGCTGGGGCCGAGGGGCGGGCGGAAGGGGCGTCCCATCCGTACCCACGGCCCGTGGTTTCGATCGCCTGCGCGCGAGGTTGTCCCCCGACGGCCGCTCCCCCGTCCGCGCGGACGCCCGCACGGCCGCCGGCACGCCCGCCCGCGCGGACGGGAAAACCGGAGGCGGGCCGGGAGCCGTGAGCGGGCCGGTTCGGGGTAGTCGAGGGCTGAGCACGCGGCCGGGACCTGCTCCCGGCCGGCACGGACCGAGACGGGCGGGAGGTGAGTGCCGTGTCGAGCACACGAGCGGAGGTCACCGGAGGCGGCCGGGATACGGGCCTGGGCCGGGTGGACGCGCCGGCGGGCGGAACGCGGAGCGGCCCCGCGAGCGCCCCCACAGGGGCGCCCGTGCGGGCCCCCGGGAACGAACCGGTGAGCGAGCTGGTGCAGCGGGCCTCGCAGCAGCTGACCGAGCTGGTGCGCGGGGAACTGCGGCTGGCGCAGGCGGAGATGAAGGAGAAGGGCCGGCGCTACGGCAAGGGCGGCGGCCTGTTCGGTGGCGCCGGAGTGGTCGGGTTCCTGATGCTGCAGGCGCTGGTGGCCACCGTGATCGCCGCCCTGGCGCTGGTGCTGCCGGTGTGGGCGGCGGCCCTCGTCGTCACCGCCGTGCTCGGGGTGATCGCCGCCGTCATGGCACGGACCGGCAAGAAGGAGTTCGACCGGGCGACCCCGCTCGCTCCCGAACAGACGATCGAGAACGTCAAGGCCGACGTGGCCCGGATCAAGGAGAGTGCGCACCGATGAACCGTCCCGCAGAGGACAAGGAGACCACCGCCGGTCCCGATGAGTTGCGCGATCAGGTCGAGCGGACCCGTGCGGAGCTCGGGCGGACCGTCGAGGCGCTCGCGGCCCAGGCGGACGTCAAGGCCCGCGTGAAGGGCAAGGCCGCGGAGGTGAAGGAGGAGGCGGCCGTCCGGGCCGAAGAGGTCAGGGCGAAGGCGGCCGTCCAGGTCGAGGAGGTCAGGGCGAAGGCGGCCGATCTCGCGCACCGCGCCCAGGACAAGCTGCCGGACACGGTCCGGGACACGGCGGCGGCTCAGGCCGCGCGGGCCGGGCGGCTGTGGGACGAGAAGGCGCCGGAGCCGGTGCGGCAGAAGGCCGCGCAGGGCACCAGGGCGGCGCGCGACCACCGGGGGCTGCTGCTCGCGGTGGCCGTCGCCGGTGCCGTGGTGCTGTGGCGGGTCCGTCGGCACGGGAAGGGGTGAGGTGAGCCGATGAAGCCCTCCAAGGTCGCCTACAGGCCGGTCGGTCTGGCCCTGGGTGCGCTCAGCGGCCTGGTCGCCGGAACGCTGTTCAAGAAGGCGTGGAAGATGCTGGACCCCAACAATGACGCGCCGGACGCCACCGACGAGGACCGGTCCTGGAAGGAGGTGCTGATCGCGGCCGCCCTGCAGGGCGCGATCTTCGCCTCCGTGAAGGCCGCCGTCGACCGGGCCGGAGCGACCGCCACCCGCCGCGTGACGGGCAAGTGGCCGAGCTGACCCGCGTCCGGCCCGGTCCCCCCGCGGCCGGGGGCACCGGTCTGCTCCGGGGCTGAGAGGGCGACCGGCGGGGACGCACGTCCCGGCCGGTCGCCCTGCGCGCCCGGACCTGCGGCACCGTTGTCGGCCCGGACCCGTTCGGGCACCGGACGGGTCCGGGGCCGACAACGGCATGGTCGCGGTCGCGGGTCGTACGGCGTGGTCGCGGGGCCCGGGTCGTACGGTGTGGTCGCGCTCGAGGGGCGCCCACGACGATGGCGTACGCTCCGGCCGTATGCACGTGGTTGCCGTTCTCGCACTCGACGGGGTGTCGGCCTTCGATCTCGCCATACCCTGCCAGGTGTTCGCGCTCGTCACCGGCCCCGACGGCTCGCCCGCCTACGACGTGCGCGTGTGCGTCGACCGCGACACCGTGGCAACGGCCGGGCCCACGGCGCCCTTTCGGGTCTCCTCCTCGTACGGATGGGACGAGGTGCCGGCCGCGGACACGGTCGTCGTGCCCGGCATCCCCGCCGACGGCACACCGGATCCCCGGGCGGTACGGCTGCTGCGGGAGGCCGCGGACCGCGGAGCCCGTATCGCCTCCATCTGCACCGGGGCCTTCGCCCTCGCGCACGCCGGACTCCTGGAAGGGCGCAGGGCGACCACGCACTGGCGGTTCGCCGACGCCCTGGCCGAGCGGTTCCCCGGGACCAGCGTCGACCCGTCCGTGCTCTACGTCGACGAGGGGGCCGTGCTCACGTCGGCCGGCATCGCCGCGGGACTTGACCTGTGCCTCCACATGGTCCGCCGCGACCACGGCGCGGCGGCTGCGGCTGCGGCCGCCCGGATGCTGGTGATGCCGCCCCAACGCACCGGCGGACAGGCGCAGTTCATCGAATACCGCACACCCGGAACGGATTCCGCCGACCTCGGCGAGACCCTTCAGTGGATGCGCGGCAAGCTCGGCGAACCGCTCTCCCTGGCCGACATCGCCGCACACGCGATGATGAGCAGGCGCAGCCTCGCCCGCCATTTCCGCGCCCAGACCGGCACGACGCCGCTGCGGTGGCTGCTCGCCCAGCGCGTCCAGCGCGCGAGGGAGCTCCTGGAGACGACGGGACTCCCCCTGACACGCGTCGCGGAGGCGACCGGCTTCGGCTCGGTCGAGACGCTCCGCCACCACTTCGCCCGCCAGGTCGGCACGACCCCGTCCGCGTACCGGGCCGCCTTCCGCCACTGAGGACAGCGGACCCGGGCGCCGCGCCTCTGTCCGGGACCTCCCTGGACGGGCCTTTCCCCGGCCGCGCCTATCCCCGGTCGGGCCTTTCCCCGGCCGGGCCTTTCCCCGGCCGGGCCCGGCCCTGGCCGTATCTTGCGCACCATGGGCACGCGCGCCGGTGTCGCCGCCCGGCACCCGTCGGAAGACTGAACGTGTTCTCGCCTCCCGGCCCGCGCCGGGAGCCCACCACGTTCTGCTGCCACGGAGGCCCTTCATGCCTTCCCCGTCCGTACGCCCCCGCCGCTCGCGCCCCCTCCGCGTCCACACCGTGCTCTACGACGGCGTGGAGGAACAGGACTTCGCCGGTCACATCGAGGTGTTCGGCATCGTCGGCGAGGAGCACGTCGCGCAGTCGTTCGTCACCGTGGACGGGACCCGCCGGGTGACCACCTCCGCCGGCATGGAGATCGTCTGCCGGGACGCCTGGTCGCCGCGCTCCGCCGACGTGATCGTCGTGCCCGGCGGCGGCTACGGCGAGGGCTCCGGCATCGAGCGGGAGATCCGGCGCGGCACGCTGCCCCGCCCGCCGGGACGGCCTGGTCCTCGGCGGGGTGTGCACCGGGACCCTGCTGCTGTCCGCCGCGGGCCTGACGGCCGGGCGCCGCTGCACGACGCACCACATCGCCCTGGACGATCTGCGGGCGCAGGGCGGCCGCGTGGTCGGCGGCCGGGTCGTCGACGACGGCGACCTGGTCACCTGCGGAGGCGTCACCTCGGGCGTGGACCTGGGGATCTGGCTGGTGGAGCGGTTCTTCGGCGCGGACACGGCCCTGTTCGCCGAGGAAGTCCTGGAGTACGAGCGGCGCGGCATCGTGAACACGGTGTGACCGGCGCGGCGGTGCGGCCGGCCGCACCGCCGCCACGGGCGCCGTCCCGCCGGCCCCCTCCTCCCTTCGTCTGCCTCTCCCCCCTCTTCCCTTCCTGCCCCTTCTCCCCTTCCTCCTCTTTCTCCGCACCACGACAGGAGATCCGTGTGTCCCTGAACCGACGCACCCTGCTGCGCACCGCGACCGCGCTCGGCGCCGCCGGACTCGCGACCGGTGTCCCCGCCGCCACCGCCGCGGCCACGTCGCCCGGCGCCGCCTCCCCCGCCGGGTCGTCCGGCGCCGGCGGCCGCCTGCGCGTCCAGGTCGTGCTCTTCCAGGGCGTCGAAGAACTCGACCTCGCCGCCCCGTACGAGGTGTTCTCGGCCGCCGACCACTTCACCGACCGCGACGTCGAGGTGCGTTACGTCGCCCTCGACGGCCCCGGCACCGTCACCGCCGCCTTCGGCACCCGTCTCCGGGTCGACCACGGCTGGGCCCCCGAGGAGGCGGACGTCCTCGTCGTCCCCGGCGGCGGCTACGCCCGCCCGGAGGCGCCGGGAGTCCGGGCCGAGATCCGGCGGGGTGCTCTGCCCCGTGCCCTGGCCGAGGCCCGGCGGCCGGGCCTCACGGTCGCCGCCCTGTGCACCGGCGTGATGCTCCTCTCGGCCGCCGGCGTCACCCGTGGCCGCCCCTGCACCACGCACCACCGGGCCCAGGCCGACCTGACACAGCAGGGCGGCGTGCTGAAGAAGGCGCGGGTCGTCGACGACGGCGACCTGGTCACGGCCGGTGGCGTCACTTCGGGCCTGGACCTCGCCCTGTGGCTGGTCCGCCGGGAACTGGGCGTCGACGCCGCCCTCGGCCTGGAGTCCATGCTGGAGTACGAGACCCGCGGCACGGTCTGGACCGCCGGCCGGCAGGCATCCTGACCGGCCGTCGGTGACCAGGGGCCGGTCACGGCCGGGCCGCCCGCGGGCCAGGGGGGCATCACGCGGGGCCGTAACCCGGCAGGGCCCGGCCCCGGGTTCATCCAGCGGCGTTGTACGCGGCAAGGGCCCCGACGGGCGTCCCGCAGAGCCGTACAGCGCAGGCCGGGCCCCGGGACCACCGCGCGGCACCATCCCGCAAGGCCCCGCAGCGTCGTGAGCGCAGGGCCGGGCCCCGGGACCGCCGTGGCACCATCCCGCAGGGCCGTACCCGGCAGAGCCCGGCCCGGGGGCCATCCCGCAGGGCCGTACCCGGCAGGGCCCGGCCCGGGGGCCATCCCGCGACCCCCGTACGGGCAAGCGCCCCGCAAGCATCACGCAAGCGCCGTCAGCGCAGGGCCGGGCCCCGGGGGCATCCCGCGGGGCCCGGCCAGCCCGTTCTCCCCGCTACGCGCCGTCCTCCTGCTCGTCGGCCTCGACCCCCTTCAGGGGCTCGCCCTCGCCCGTGCCCGCCCGCTGGTAGCCCTCCTTGCTGCCGGCGGTGCCGGGCACCTCGCGCTCCTGCGCCTGACGCTCGGAACCGGAGGAAGCTCCCGGCTGCTCTTCGCTGCGCGCCCGCGCGAACCGGTCCTTGTTCTCGCTCATCGTTCGGCTCCCTTCCTTTCGTCGCCCGGCCGGTCGGCCGGGCCTGGAACGCCTCGCGGCGCGGCCGGTCCGCGGTCAGCCCGGCTTCAGCAGGTGACGCAGCAAGAGGCGGGGCGACCGGCGCACCAGCCAGGCCGCGGCCGCGCCGATCGCGGTGCCGGCGGCGACGTCGCTGGGGTAGTGCGCGCCGGAGTGCACCCGCTCCACGGCCACCACGGCGGCCAGCACCCCGCAGACGGCGCCCGCCGCCGGCCAGGTGCCCGCACAGGCGACGGTGAAGCCGACGGCCGCCGCCGTGTGCCCGGAGGGGAAGGAGGAACTGTCCGGCCGTTCCTCCACGTCGTCGTGCGGGATGAGTTCCTCGGGCGGGCGCCGGCGCTCGTACAGCGGCTTGCAGACGGCGTTGGACAGCACTTCGGCCGTCGCCATGCCCGCGAGACCTGCGGCCGCCGCCAGGCGGCCCCGGTTGCCGCCGCAGGCGCTCATCAGCACGGCCGCGCCCCACCACAGTTTGGTGTGTTCGGCCGCGGACCGTGCCACGGGCAGGACCCGGCGGGTCAGCGGTGTCCGCCAGCCGGCGACACGCCGGGTCAGGTCGCGATCCGCTCGTCTCACGTCGGTGGTCACACCCATGATCCTCTGCTCCCCGCTCGACCGCCTTTCACACCCGGCGGGCCGTCGTGCCGGGCCTGCCGCGCCGGGCGTCCGGACGCCGTCCCGGTCGGCGCGGTGCCCGCCGGCACTCACCTCGTGGGCACCGGTGGTGGTGGCGCCGGTGCCGGCCTCCGCGCCCGTGCCAGGGCGACGGCTCCGCGGGCGTCCGGACCCAGGGGTCGTGTCAGCCTCCCATGCGCGAGCGGAGGAGCTGCTTGCCCAGTTCCGCACCCTTGCGGCTGTCGGCCTGGGCCTTGCGGAAGAGCTCGGCGACCTCGGCGTCGCCCTCGCGGTCCGCGTCCTGGATGTAGGTCTCCAGCCGCAGGGCGTTGGCCAGGCAGCTCTCGACGTACCAGAAGAGGTTGTAGTCCTTGTCCTTCGTG
It encodes:
- a CDS encoding phage holin family protein; translation: MSELVQRASQQLTELVRGELRLAQAEMKEKGRRYGKGGGLFGGAGVVGFLMLQALVATVIAALALVLPVWAAALVVTAVLGVIAAVMARTGKKEFDRATPLAPEQTIENVKADVARIKESAHR
- a CDS encoding DUF3618 domain-containing protein, producing the protein MNRPAEDKETTAGPDELRDQVERTRAELGRTVEALAAQADVKARVKGKAAEVKEEAAVRAEEVRAKAAVQVEEVRAKAADLAHRAQDKLPDTVRDTAAAQAARAGRLWDEKAPEPVRQKAAQGTRAARDHRGLLLAVAVAGAVVLWRVRRHGKG
- a CDS encoding DUF4235 domain-containing protein, which gives rise to MKPSKVAYRPVGLALGALSGLVAGTLFKKAWKMLDPNNDAPDATDEDRSWKEVLIAAALQGAIFASVKAAVDRAGATATRRVTGKWPS
- a CDS encoding GlxA family transcriptional regulator; translation: MHVVAVLALDGVSAFDLAIPCQVFALVTGPDGSPAYDVRVCVDRDTVATAGPTAPFRVSSSYGWDEVPAADTVVVPGIPADGTPDPRAVRLLREAADRGARIASICTGAFALAHAGLLEGRRATTHWRFADALAERFPGTSVDPSVLYVDEGAVLTSAGIAAGLDLCLHMVRRDHGAAAAAAAARMLVMPPQRTGGQAQFIEYRTPGTDSADLGETLQWMRGKLGEPLSLADIAAHAMMSRRSLARHFRAQTGTTPLRWLLAQRVQRARELLETTGLPLTRVAEATGFGSVETLRHHFARQVGTTPSAYRAAFRH
- a CDS encoding DJ-1/PfpI family protein, with amino-acid sequence MCTGTLLLSAAGLTAGRRCTTHHIALDDLRAQGGRVVGGRVVDDGDLVTCGGVTSGVDLGIWLVERFFGADTALFAEEVLEYERRGIVNTV
- a CDS encoding DJ-1/PfpI family protein, which gives rise to MNRRTLLRTATALGAAGLATGVPAATAAATSPGAASPAGSSGAGGRLRVQVVLFQGVEELDLAAPYEVFSAADHFTDRDVEVRYVALDGPGTVTAAFGTRLRVDHGWAPEEADVLVVPGGGYARPEAPGVRAEIRRGALPRALAEARRPGLTVAALCTGVMLLSAAGVTRGRPCTTHHRAQADLTQQGGVLKKARVVDDGDLVTAGGVTSGLDLALWLVRRELGVDAALGLESMLEYETRGTVWTAGRQAS
- a CDS encoding phosphatase PAP2 family protein, with amino-acid sequence MGVTTDVRRADRDLTRRVAGWRTPLTRRVLPVARSAAEHTKLWWGAAVLMSACGGNRGRLAAAAGLAGMATAEVLSNAVCKPLYERRRPPEELIPHDDVEERPDSSSFPSGHTAAAVGFTVACAGTWPAAGAVCGVLAAVVAVERVHSGAHYPSDVAAGTAIGAAAAWLVRRSPRLLLRHLLKPG